One genomic window of Fundidesulfovibrio soli includes the following:
- a CDS encoding D-alanyl-D-alanine carboxypeptidase family protein: MHQRTDFIAFTARLLCLALALLLLAAWHPSEGFAASKSKHKQAEAAHETKSASRTKAKSGGKQGKRSKSSRKASAAPVPQGFHLNVKAAYLMNMSNGKVYYTQNPDERIPPASITKVLTLYLIREALAQGRIKESTPIPVSALAIRTGGSTMSLYKGEKVPLSEIIRGISVVSANNACVAVAEYMGKGDSRKFVAQMNATARNLGMGRSVFKNPNGLPATGQFSTARDIASLSAAYLRRFPESLSIHSMTAHTYHGQTHHNANALLSSYDGADGLKTGFVCASGYNITATAKRGNTRLIAVVLGARNPIARQVETTRLLDYGFEKAATDTATAPTPAPKKQKGKHRNS, encoded by the coding sequence ATGCATCAGCGCACAGACTTCATTGCATTTACGGCCAGACTCTTGTGCCTGGCCCTGGCCCTCTTGCTCCTCGCCGCCTGGCACCCTTCAGAGGGCTTCGCGGCCTCGAAATCAAAGCACAAACAGGCCGAAGCCGCCCATGAGACCAAGAGTGCGTCGCGCACGAAGGCCAAATCCGGCGGCAAGCAGGGCAAGCGCTCCAAGTCTTCACGGAAAGCGTCCGCGGCCCCCGTCCCGCAGGGCTTCCACCTGAACGTCAAGGCCGCCTACCTCATGAACATGAGCAATGGGAAGGTCTACTACACCCAGAACCCAGACGAGCGCATCCCGCCCGCCTCCATCACCAAGGTCCTCACGCTCTACCTGATCCGCGAGGCCCTGGCCCAGGGGCGCATCAAGGAGAGCACCCCCATACCGGTCTCCGCCCTGGCCATCCGCACGGGCGGATCCACCATGTCGCTCTACAAAGGGGAGAAGGTGCCCCTCTCCGAGATCATCCGGGGCATCAGCGTGGTCTCGGCCAACAACGCCTGCGTTGCCGTGGCCGAATACATGGGCAAGGGCGACTCCCGGAAGTTCGTGGCCCAGATGAACGCCACGGCCAGAAACCTGGGCATGGGCCGCAGCGTGTTCAAGAACCCCAACGGCCTTCCGGCCACGGGCCAGTTCTCCACGGCGCGAGACATCGCCTCGCTCTCGGCAGCCTACCTGCGCCGCTTCCCGGAATCCTTGAGCATACACTCCATGACCGCCCACACCTACCACGGCCAGACGCACCACAACGCCAACGCCCTGCTCAGCAGCTACGATGGGGCGGACGGCCTGAAGACGGGCTTCGTCTGCGCCTCCGGCTACAACATCACCGCCACGGCCAAGCGCGGCAACACGCGCCTGATCGCCGTTGTGCTCGGCGCGCGCAACCCCATCGCCCGCCAGGTGGAGACCACCCGCCTGCTGGACTACGGCTTCGAAAAGGCCGCCACCGACACCGCAACCGCGCCCACTCCGGCACCCAAGAAGCAGAAGGGCAAGCACAGGAACTCCTAG
- a CDS encoding AAA family ATPase: MDNFDNSSVTVDDYSSIIFTASGLKLDDEMAAELWQKVMDHKWILSEKLGRDVGFRAACVDLLDSFELDKLSASDNQADLLEGLGAQFIGKEAWETISDTQPPKQLIRKRIVLPLRELELSHKHGVIPPKTLIFFGPPGTGKTHFVKAMAGTLAWWYIEISPSQLMADGMDKIGMNLRRLMEKVRKLDEAVIFIDEFEEIAASRDDASRVDRSITNELLKQVPLLKQQGKRILLVCATNYIRQLDQALLRPGRFDCIIPVGTLDDEGRRTILQHYNSRIHAKEINMDLIVGMTQNFTPADIELLYQIIAQRAFEQEYESRKDNAVTTELIVSEITRFRPSLTHEAIEEFKQDVIKYSRV, from the coding sequence ATGGATAATTTTGACAACAGTTCTGTCACTGTAGACGATTACAGCAGCATAATCTTCACGGCGAGCGGCTTGAAACTCGATGACGAGATGGCCGCAGAGTTGTGGCAGAAAGTGATGGACCACAAGTGGATACTCTCGGAAAAGCTCGGCAGGGATGTCGGCTTCCGGGCCGCCTGCGTGGATCTGCTCGACTCCTTCGAGTTGGATAAGCTGTCCGCATCGGACAACCAGGCGGACCTGCTCGAGGGGCTGGGCGCGCAGTTCATCGGCAAGGAGGCATGGGAGACCATATCCGACACCCAGCCCCCCAAGCAGCTCATCCGCAAGAGGATCGTCCTGCCGCTGCGGGAGCTTGAGCTCTCCCACAAGCACGGCGTCATCCCGCCGAAGACCCTCATCTTCTTCGGCCCTCCCGGCACGGGCAAGACGCATTTCGTGAAGGCCATGGCCGGGACCCTCGCCTGGTGGTACATCGAGATATCCCCCAGCCAGCTCATGGCCGACGGGATGGATAAAATCGGCATGAACCTCCGCAGGCTCATGGAGAAGGTCAGGAAGCTGGACGAGGCCGTGATCTTCATCGACGAATTCGAGGAGATCGCCGCCAGCCGTGACGACGCCAGCCGGGTCGACCGCTCCATCACCAACGAGCTCCTCAAGCAGGTGCCCCTGCTCAAGCAGCAGGGCAAGAGGATCCTGCTGGTGTGCGCCACCAACTACATCAGGCAGCTGGACCAGGCGCTGCTGCGCCCGGGCCGCTTCGACTGCATCATCCCCGTGGGGACCCTGGACGACGAGGGCAGGAGAACCATCCTGCAGCATTACAACAGCCGCATCCACGCCAAGGAAATCAACATGGACCTGATCGTCGGCATGACCCAGAATTTCACTCCGGCCGACATCGAGCTGCTCTACCAGATCATCGCCCAGCGGGCCTTCGAGCAGGAGTACGAGTCCCGCAAGGACAACGCGGTCACCACCGAGCTCATCGTGAGCGAAATCACCAGGTTCCGGCCGTCGCTCACCCACGAGGCCATCGAAGAGTTCAAGCAGGATGTGATCAAGTACTCGCGGGTCTGA
- the ald gene encoding alanine dehydrogenase — MIIGIPKEIKPQENRVAMTPGGVASLVRAGHTVLVEEGAGIGSGLTNEEYVKAGASLVSAEKAWGAQMVVKVKEPIPSEYGFLRSDLLLFTYLHLAAAEGLTRALLDSKCTGIAYETVQLPDGSLPLLTPMSEVAGRMAPQVGAHCLEKYQGGRGILLGGVPGVAPGNVVVLGGGVVGTNAAKIALGFGAKVTMMDVSHKRLQYLDDVFGGRLTTITSTEPNIWEAVAQADLVVGAVLIVGAKAPHLVTREMLKVMKEGSVIVDVSVDQGGCVETIKATTHSDPTYVVDGVVHYGVANMPGAVPRTSTFALTNQTLPYAMKLANKGLDALREDSSLLPGLNTHKGLLTYKAVGEAFDIASVPPSEAL; from the coding sequence ATGATCATCGGCATCCCCAAGGAAATCAAACCGCAGGAAAACCGCGTGGCCATGACGCCTGGCGGAGTTGCCTCCCTGGTGCGCGCCGGGCACACCGTGCTGGTCGAGGAAGGCGCCGGCATCGGCAGCGGCCTGACCAACGAGGAATACGTCAAGGCCGGGGCCAGCCTGGTCTCCGCCGAGAAGGCCTGGGGCGCCCAGATGGTCGTCAAGGTCAAGGAGCCCATCCCCAGCGAGTACGGCTTCCTGCGCTCCGACCTGCTGCTGTTCACCTACCTGCACCTGGCCGCCGCCGAGGGCCTGACCCGCGCCCTGCTCGACTCCAAGTGCACCGGCATCGCCTACGAAACCGTGCAACTGCCCGACGGCAGCCTGCCCCTGCTGACCCCCATGTCCGAGGTGGCGGGCCGCATGGCCCCCCAGGTCGGCGCCCACTGCCTTGAGAAGTACCAGGGCGGCCGCGGCATCCTGCTGGGCGGCGTGCCCGGCGTGGCCCCCGGCAACGTCGTGGTGCTGGGCGGCGGCGTGGTCGGCACCAACGCCGCCAAGATCGCCCTGGGCTTCGGCGCCAAGGTGACCATGATGGACGTGTCCCACAAGCGCCTGCAGTACCTGGACGACGTGTTCGGCGGCCGCCTGACCACCATCACCTCCACCGAGCCCAACATCTGGGAAGCCGTGGCCCAGGCCGACCTGGTGGTGGGCGCGGTGCTCATCGTGGGCGCCAAGGCCCCGCACCTGGTCACCCGCGAGATGCTCAAGGTGATGAAGGAAGGCTCCGTGATCGTGGACGTCTCCGTTGACCAGGGCGGCTGCGTGGAGACCATCAAGGCCACCACCCACTCCGACCCCACCTACGTCGTCGACGGCGTGGTGCACTACGGCGTGGCCAACATGCCCGGCGCCGTGCCCCGCACCTCCACCTTCGCCCTGACCAACCAGACCCTGCCCTACGCCATGAAGCTGGCCAACAAGGGCCTGGACGCCCTGCGCGAAGATTCCAGCCTGCTGCCCGGCCTGAACACCCACAAGGGCCTGCTGACCTACAAGGCCGTGGGCGAAGCCTTCGACATCGCCTCCGTGCCCCCTTCGGAAGCCCTGTAG
- a CDS encoding flagellar brake protein, whose translation MATLRAMADTDNTASQPRRSKRELGMFLAFKPGQSVMVQIPTDPQRYWGRIIGTDPYDCFILKLPMVPGILRMATAGAVLTLRMESEGELYGFSCEVISAIFKPSPLLVLSYPTSTERLQLRSHKRVRCLIPGVLANDYFNSQAFMVDVSRGGCRLLLDMFQKQRIVNLMSGDKADLNVSLDSLTPLRLSTEVVNIQDQGQGRFVSARFNDEDADTQSALAEFMTRLEAIETLLDGNSKN comes from the coding sequence TTGGCTACCTTGCGCGCCATGGCCGACACCGACAACACAGCATCGCAGCCCAGGCGCAGCAAGCGCGAGCTGGGCATGTTCCTGGCCTTCAAGCCGGGACAGTCCGTTATGGTGCAGATCCCCACGGATCCCCAGCGCTATTGGGGCCGTATCATCGGAACGGACCCCTACGACTGTTTCATCCTCAAGCTGCCCATGGTGCCCGGCATCCTGCGCATGGCCACCGCCGGGGCCGTGCTCACCCTGCGCATGGAGTCGGAGGGGGAGCTCTACGGCTTCAGCTGCGAGGTCATCTCGGCCATCTTCAAGCCCTCCCCTTTGCTGGTGCTCTCCTACCCCACCTCCACGGAACGGCTTCAGCTGCGCAGCCACAAACGCGTGCGCTGCCTGATCCCGGGCGTCCTGGCCAACGACTACTTCAATTCCCAAGCCTTCATGGTGGATGTGAGCCGCGGAGGCTGCAGGCTGCTGCTGGACATGTTCCAGAAACAGAGGATCGTGAACCTCATGTCAGGCGACAAGGCTGACCTGAACGTTTCGCTGGATTCGCTCACCCCCCTTCGCCTGAGCACCGAGGTGGTCAACATCCAGGACCAGGGCCAGGGCCGCTTCGTGAGCGCCCGCTTCAACGACGAGGACGCGGACACCCAGAGCGCCCTGGCCGAGTTCATGACCCGCCTGGAGGCAATCGAGACCCTGTTGGACGGCAACAGCAAGAACTGA
- a CDS encoding GGDEF domain-containing protein yields the protein MISHLAIGSYVFCLLLVIFQYGKPPAQTIPYLVTAKFLQGTGSLLLGELGPGPDYVTVMAANSLLLVGCAYEAWAVLHIVGYEAPRRLRLPVMAGIFAACAATWFLTPPVRTASVFLLHAVLYAIPAAALLRPGRAGSGLRRTLGAGFALLAALFLRLTALAAMPDEQGNPTFQTFMGMFVEPAVYCMMLASGFSLVLLSRERGDRELMLAQLRLQESNLKLAALNKTDWLTGIANRGYFEETLVKEYARHIRSGAPLSLLILDIDHFKEFNDRYGHPKGDECLRRIGEVLTACASRAGDLAARYGGEEFACILPATGAQGARAIAEEILQAIRDLAIPHGMSLSADRVTASIGLATAVCTKDGSPRELVALADSQLYKAKSSGRDHVESAEAGTA from the coding sequence ATGATATCGCACCTGGCAATTGGATCGTACGTCTTTTGTCTGCTGCTCGTCATTTTCCAGTATGGCAAGCCTCCCGCGCAGACCATTCCGTATCTGGTCACGGCGAAGTTCCTGCAGGGCACCGGATCGCTGCTGCTTGGCGAATTGGGCCCCGGCCCCGATTACGTCACCGTGATGGCAGCCAACAGCCTCCTGCTCGTGGGCTGCGCCTACGAGGCCTGGGCCGTGCTGCACATCGTCGGCTACGAGGCTCCCCGCCGCTTGCGCCTGCCCGTCATGGCGGGCATTTTCGCCGCCTGCGCCGCCACCTGGTTCCTGACGCCGCCAGTCAGGACCGCCTCCGTGTTCCTGCTGCACGCCGTCCTGTACGCCATTCCAGCGGCCGCCCTGCTTCGTCCTGGGCGAGCCGGCTCCGGGCTGCGCCGCACACTGGGCGCGGGATTCGCCCTGCTGGCGGCCCTTTTCCTCCGGCTGACGGCGCTTGCCGCCATGCCTGACGAACAAGGCAATCCCACTTTTCAAACCTTCATGGGCATGTTTGTGGAACCCGCGGTCTACTGCATGATGCTGGCCAGCGGGTTCAGCCTGGTGCTGCTCTCTCGCGAGAGGGGCGACCGCGAGCTCATGCTCGCCCAGCTGCGCCTTCAGGAATCCAACCTCAAACTCGCGGCCTTGAACAAGACCGACTGGCTCACAGGCATCGCCAACAGGGGCTACTTCGAGGAGACCCTGGTCAAGGAATATGCGCGCCATATCCGCTCCGGGGCGCCTCTCTCCCTGCTCATCCTGGACATCGACCACTTCAAGGAATTCAACGACCGATACGGCCATCCCAAGGGGGACGAGTGTCTGCGCCGCATCGGCGAGGTCCTCACGGCCTGCGCCTCCCGCGCGGGGGACCTCGCCGCGCGCTACGGCGGGGAGGAGTTCGCCTGCATCCTGCCGGCCACAGGAGCGCAGGGAGCCCGCGCCATCGCCGAGGAGATCCTGCAGGCCATCAGGGACCTGGCCATCCCCCACGGCATGTCCCTCAGCGCCGACCGCGTCACCGCCAGCATCGGGCTGGCCACCGCCGTCTGCACGAAGGACGGCTCCCCGCGCGAACTCGTGGCCCTGGCCGACAGCCAGCTCTACAAGGCCAAGTCAAGCGGCAGGGACCACGTTGAGTCAGCCGAGGCCGGCACGGCCTGA